The following proteins are co-located in the Candidatus Competibacteraceae bacterium genome:
- the modB gene encoding molybdate ABC transporter permease subunit: MLSDANFAAVWLTLKLATITTVILLIVGTPIAWWLARTRSKWKGVIGAVVALPLVLPPTVLGFYLLIVLGPHGPVGQLTQSLGWGVLPFTFAGLVVASVLYSMPFVVQPLQQAFEAIGARPLEVAATLRASPWDAFFTVVLPLAKPGFITASILGFAHTVGEFGVVLMIGGNIPEKTRVVSVQIYDHVEALEYAEAHVLAGGMLLFSFLVLLVLYSRKGTSAWK, encoded by the coding sequence GTGCTGAGCGATGCTAATTTTGCCGCGGTCTGGTTGACCCTCAAGCTGGCCACGATCACCACGGTGATTCTGCTGATCGTGGGGACTCCCATCGCCTGGTGGCTGGCCCGCACCCGTTCAAAATGGAAAGGCGTCATCGGCGCGGTCGTGGCGCTGCCGCTGGTACTGCCGCCCACGGTACTGGGTTTCTACCTGCTCATTGTCTTGGGGCCGCATGGCCCGGTCGGTCAACTGACCCAGTCCCTGGGATGGGGCGTGCTGCCCTTTACCTTCGCCGGGCTGGTGGTGGCCTCGGTGCTCTATTCCATGCCGTTTGTGGTTCAGCCCTTGCAGCAGGCGTTTGAGGCGATCGGCGCTCGGCCGCTGGAAGTGGCGGCCACCCTGCGCGCCAGTCCGTGGGATGCGTTTTTCACCGTGGTGTTGCCGCTGGCCAAACCGGGTTTCATCACCGCTTCGATCCTTGGTTTTGCCCACACGGTCGGGGAATTCGGCGTGGTGCTGATGATCGGTGGCAACATTCCGGAAAAGACCCGGGTGGTATCGGTACAAATCTACGATCACGTCGAAGCGCTGGAATATGCCGAGGCGCATGTGCTGGCCGGCGGCATGTTGCTCTTCAG
- the modA gene encoding molybdate ABC transporter substrate-binding protein codes for MTLRFIPLLAGLVLAVSSLTAQAGELQVAVAANFTAPMRKIAAEFEKDTGHKALLAFGATGKLYAQIKNGAPFQVFLAADDTTPAKLEAEGDTVPGSRFTYAIGTLVLWSAQPGFVDNQGGVLKKGPFKHLAMTNPKTAPYGAAAVATLMKLGLLDALQSKFVTGENVSQTYQFVVTGNAELGFIALSQVMIDGQLSGGSTWIVPADLHEAIRQDAAILAKGKDQPAALALVEYLKSEKAKAIIRSHGYDL; via the coding sequence ATGACATTGCGTTTTATCCCTCTGCTGGCGGGCCTGGTGCTCGCCGTTTCCAGCTTGACGGCCCAGGCCGGCGAGCTTCAGGTGGCGGTCGCCGCCAATTTCACCGCGCCGATGCGGAAAATCGCCGCCGAATTCGAGAAGGACACCGGACATAAAGCCCTGCTTGCTTTTGGCGCGACCGGTAAGCTCTACGCGCAAATCAAGAACGGCGCGCCGTTCCAGGTTTTTCTCGCCGCCGATGACACAACCCCGGCCAAGCTGGAAGCCGAAGGCGATACCGTGCCCGGCAGCCGTTTCACCTACGCCATCGGTACGCTGGTGCTGTGGTCCGCTCAGCCGGGTTTTGTGGATAATCAGGGCGGGGTGTTGAAAAAAGGCCCATTCAAGCATCTGGCCATGACCAATCCCAAGACCGCTCCTTACGGCGCGGCGGCGGTGGCCACCCTGATGAAACTCGGGCTGCTCGATGCCCTCCAGTCGAAGTTCGTGACTGGCGAAAACGTCTCGCAAACTTATCAATTCGTTGTTACCGGCAATGCGGAATTGGGTTTTATTGCGCTGTCGCAGGTCATGATCGACGGTCAGTTGAGCGGTGGTTCCACCTGGATCGTCCCCGCCGACCTGCATGAAGCGATTCGGCAGGATGCGGCGATTCTCGCCAAGGGCAAGGACCAGCCGGCGGCCTTGGCGCTGGTCGAGTACCTTAAGAGCGAAAAGGCCAAAGCCATCATCCGGTCCCACGGTTACGATCTCTGA
- a CDS encoding hydantoinase B/oxoprolinase family protein, with product MTAPPSSPSARWQFWIDRGGTFTDVVARRPDGRLVAHKLLSDNPEHYPDAALRGIRDLLGVPPDQPIPAERIAAVKMGTTVATNALLERKGDRTLLLITRGFRDALRIAYQNRPKLFARQIVLPELLYERVAEVRERVSAQGEVLAPFDPDSARRPLEDAWRAGIRAVAIVFLHGYRFPEHERLAAALARRIGFTQISVSHEVSPLMKLVGRGDTTVADAYLSPILRRYIDRVASELSGVRLLFMQSHGGLADARHFRGKDSILSGPAGGIVGAARTAARAGFERIITFDMGGTSTDVAHYAGEYERAFETLVAGVRLRAPMLHIHTVAAGGGSICRFDGGRLRVGPESAGANPGPAGYRRGGPLTVTDCNLLLGRIQPAFFPKVFGPDQDQPLDRNTVAHRFAALAAEIEAASGTRYTPAELAEGFLRIAVENMANAIKQISTQRGYDVTEYTLCCFGGAGGQHACAVADALGMPVIFIHPLAGMLSAYGMGLADARLLKERAVEAPLAADLAPVLERTFSELERAGRTAMQTQDVPAESIQAIRSTRLRYAGSDTALLVAAGDPGQLATRFADAHRRRFGFTLPDKTLIVEAAQVEIIGGGFGVGMGEANTPNAPNTPRDEPLAPAATVALHLIGAEQAAPLYRREDLRPGDRIVGPAILGEAGATTLIEPGWQAEVGGHDDLVLTRHQPRPQRVAVGTAVDPIMLEVFNNLFMAIAEQMGVTLANTAHSVNIKERLDFSCALFDRDGQLIANAPHIPVHLGSMGEAVQAIIKAHHGRFQPGDVYATNAPYQGGTHLPDVTVITPVFDAAGREVLFYVASRGHHADIGGITPGSMPPDSVNIEQEGVLLDNVQLVSGDRFCERELLERLTAGPWPVRNVRQNLADLQAQIAANKKGVRELRRMVAHFGSDTVHAYMRHVQDNAAEQVRRALDRLSDGAFACEMDNGAVIRVAIRLDRARRTARIDFTGTSPQQPNNFNAPRAVCLAAVLYVFRTLVDDDIPLNAGCLRPLEIVIPPGCLLDPRPPAAVVAGNVETSQCVVDALYGALGVMAAAQGTMNNFTFGNDQYQYYETICGGAGAGPGFDGASAVHTHMTNSRLTDPEVLEWRFPVRVEKFAIRAGSGGAGHWRGGDGVIRRIRFLEPMTAAILSGHRRIAPYGLRGGMPGRVGRNAVEHANGKIEELPGTARVAVQTGDVFAIETPGGGGYGATDPD from the coding sequence ATGACCGCACCCCCTTCCTCCCCCTCCGCCCGCTGGCAATTCTGGATCGACCGGGGCGGTACCTTTACCGACGTGGTCGCGCGGCGTCCCGATGGCCGGCTGGTGGCGCACAAACTGTTATCGGACAATCCCGAGCATTATCCCGATGCCGCCTTGCGGGGCATCCGCGATTTACTGGGCGTTCCGCCGGATCAACCGATCCCCGCCGAACGGATCGCGGCGGTGAAAATGGGCACCACCGTCGCCACCAACGCGCTGTTGGAACGCAAGGGCGACCGCACCCTGCTGCTGATCACCCGGGGTTTCCGCGACGCCTTGCGCATCGCCTATCAAAACCGGCCGAAACTGTTCGCCCGCCAAATCGTGCTGCCGGAGCTGCTGTACGAGCGGGTCGCCGAAGTGCGCGAGCGGGTGTCGGCCCAGGGGGAAGTGCTCGCCCCGTTCGATCCCGACAGCGCCCGCCGCCCACTGGAGGATGCCTGGCGCGCCGGCATCCGCGCCGTCGCCATCGTGTTCCTGCACGGCTATCGCTTCCCGGAGCACGAGCGGCTGGCGGCGGCGCTGGCCCGGCGCATCGGTTTCACCCAGATTTCGGTGTCGCACGAGGTCAGCCCGCTGATGAAGCTGGTCGGGCGCGGCGACACCACGGTGGCGGACGCCTATCTGTCGCCGATCCTGCGCCGCTACATCGACCGGGTCGCCAGCGAACTGAGCGGTGTGCGCCTGCTGTTCATGCAATCCCACGGCGGCCTGGCCGACGCCCGCCATTTCCGCGGCAAGGACAGTATCCTGTCCGGTCCGGCCGGCGGCATCGTCGGCGCGGCGCGCACCGCCGCCCGCGCCGGTTTCGAGCGGATCATCACCTTCGACATGGGCGGCACCTCCACCGATGTCGCCCACTACGCCGGCGAGTACGAACGCGCTTTCGAAACCCTGGTGGCCGGGGTACGGCTGCGGGCACCGATGCTGCACATCCACACCGTGGCGGCCGGCGGCGGCTCGATCTGCCGTTTCGACGGTGGCCGCTTGCGGGTGGGGCCGGAATCGGCCGGCGCCAATCCGGGACCGGCCGGCTACCGGCGGGGCGGACCGCTGACCGTGACCGACTGCAACCTGCTGCTGGGACGGATTCAGCCGGCGTTTTTCCCCAAGGTCTTCGGCCCTGACCAGGATCAGCCGCTGGACCGGAACACGGTCGCGCACCGGTTCGCCGCGCTGGCCGCCGAAATCGAAGCCGCCAGCGGCACGCGCTACACCCCGGCGGAACTGGCCGAGGGCTTTCTCAGGATCGCCGTCGAGAACATGGCCAATGCCATCAAGCAGATCTCGACCCAACGCGGCTACGACGTCACCGAATACACCCTGTGCTGCTTTGGCGGCGCCGGTGGCCAGCACGCCTGCGCGGTGGCCGACGCGCTGGGGATGCCGGTCATTTTCATTCATCCGCTGGCCGGGATGCTGTCAGCCTACGGCATGGGTCTGGCCGACGCCCGCCTGCTGAAGGAACGCGCGGTCGAAGCCCCGCTGGCGGCCGATCTGGCGCCGGTACTGGAGCGCACGTTCAGTGAATTGGAACGGGCCGGTCGGACAGCGATGCAGACCCAGGACGTTCCCGCCGAGTCCATTCAAGCCATTCGCTCCACCCGCCTGCGCTACGCCGGCAGCGATACCGCTCTGCTCGTCGCCGCCGGAGATCCGGGCCAATTGGCGACGCGCTTCGCCGACGCCCACCGGCGGCGCTTCGGTTTCACCCTTCCCGACAAGACGCTGATCGTGGAAGCGGCGCAGGTCGAGATCATCGGCGGCGGCTTCGGCGTGGGCATGGGCGAAGCGAACACGCCGAACGCGCCGAACACACCGCGCGACGAACCGCTGGCGCCAGCCGCGACGGTTGCCCTACATCTCATCGGGGCCGAGCAGGCCGCGCCGCTCTACCGGCGCGAGGACCTGCGGCCCGGTGACCGCATCGTCGGCCCGGCGATCCTCGGCGAAGCCGGGGCAACGACTCTGATCGAACCGGGCTGGCAAGCCGAGGTCGGCGGGCACGACGATTTGGTGCTGACCCGCCACCAGCCCCGCCCCCAGCGGGTCGCGGTCGGCACGGCCGTCGATCCGATCATGCTGGAGGTGTTCAACAACCTGTTCATGGCCATCGCCGAACAGATGGGCGTCACCCTGGCCAACACCGCCCATTCGGTCAACATCAAGGAGCGGCTGGATTTTTCCTGCGCGCTGTTCGACCGGGACGGCCAGCTCATCGCCAACGCCCCGCATATTCCGGTGCATCTGGGCTCGATGGGCGAGGCGGTCCAGGCCATCATCAAGGCCCACCACGGTCGCTTCCAGCCCGGCGACGTGTACGCGACCAACGCGCCCTATCAGGGCGGCACCCACCTGCCGGACGTAACGGTTATCACCCCTGTGTTCGACGCCGCCGGACGAGAGGTCCTGTTCTACGTCGCTTCGCGCGGCCATCACGCCGACATCGGTGGCATCACGCCCGGTTCGATGCCGCCGGATAGCGTCAACATCGAACAGGAAGGGGTACTGCTGGACAACGTGCAACTGGTAAGCGGTGACCGGTTTTGCGAACGGGAACTGCTGGAACGGCTCACCGCCGGGCCTTGGCCAGTTCGCAACGTCCGCCAGAATCTGGCTGACCTACAGGCACAGATCGCCGCCAATAAAAAGGGCGTGCGGGAACTGCGGCGGATGGTGGCGCACTTCGGTTCGGACACGGTCCACGCCTACATGCGCCACGTCCAGGACAACGCCGCCGAACAGGTACGGCGGGCCCTGGATCGGCTGAGCGACGGCGCGTTCGCCTGTGAGATGGACAATGGCGCGGTGATTCGGGTCGCCATCCGCCTGGACCGTGCCCGGCGAACCGCTCGTATCGACTTCACCGGCACCTCGCCACAACAACCCAACAATTTCAACGCCCCGCGCGCGGTATGTCTGGCGGCGGTGCTGTACGTGTTCCGCACCCTGGTGGATGATGACATTCCGCTCAACGCCGGCTGCCTGCGGCCGCTGGAGATCGTGATCCCGCCCGGCTGCCTGCTTGATCCCCGCCCGCCGGCGGCGGTGGTGGCGGGCAACGTGGAAACCTCGCAATGCGTGGTGGATGCACTGTATGGGGCGCTGGGGGTGATGGCCGCCGCTCAGGGCACGATGAACAATTTCACTTTCGGCAACGACCAGTATCAGTACTACGAAACGATCTGCGGTGGCGCCGGCGCCGGACCGGGTTTCGACGGTGCCTCGGCGGTGCATACCCACATGACCAACTCCCGGCTGACCGATCCGGAAGTCCTGGAATGGCGGTTCCCGGTACGAGTGGAGAAATTCGCCATCCGCGCGGGCAGCGGCGGCGCGGGCCACTGGCGCGGCGGCGACGGGGTTATCCGCCGCATTCGTTTTCTGGAACCGATGACCGCCGCGATCCTGTCCGGCCACCGCCGGATCGCACCCTACGGCCTGCGCGGCGGCATGCCGGGCCGGGTCGGACGCAATGCGGTGGAACACGCGAATGGGAAGATCGAGGAATTACCCGGCACGGCGCGGGTGGCCGTACAGACCGGAGATGTGTTCGCGATCGAAACACCGGGCGGCGGCGGCTACGGCGCGACCGACCCGGACTGA
- a CDS encoding acyl-CoA thioesterase — MSPNARQGQDIFPRDRQPTVRILAMPAHTNPNGNIFGGWIMAQMDIAGSVVAVEYVGGRVATVAVTSMEFHKPVFVGDLVSCFARIQKVGSTSITVKVEVFVQRARDGQLLADQVTEAVIVYVAVNDDGSPRKLPERGPDFQQYW, encoded by the coding sequence ATGTCCCCAAACGCACGGCAAGGGCAGGACATTTTTCCGCGCGATCGCCAGCCGACGGTCCGCATTTTGGCGATGCCGGCCCATACCAATCCCAACGGCAATATCTTCGGTGGCTGGATCATGGCGCAAATGGATATTGCCGGTAGCGTGGTGGCGGTCGAGTACGTCGGTGGCCGGGTGGCGACCGTGGCGGTGACCTCGATGGAATTTCACAAGCCGGTATTCGTCGGCGATCTGGTGAGCTGTTTCGCCCGGATTCAGAAAGTCGGCTCGACCTCGATCACCGTCAAGGTGGAGGTGTTTGTCCAGCGTGCTCGCGATGGCCAGCTGCTGGCGGACCAGGTGACCGAGGCGGTCATTGTCTATGTAGCCGTCAACGACGACGGCTCGCCGCGCAAGCTGCCGGAGCGGGGACCGGATTTCCAGCAATATTGGTGA